From Rhododendron vialii isolate Sample 1 chromosome 7a, ASM3025357v1:
cgaagtgaacgttttcgattaCCGGAGCAAGACCAGAACGAGGCCCCCTCGGCCGGGACAGCAGCTCCCCCAGTCCATGCTAGTATATATTACAACATAGTTTTGCGTAACAATTTTGTGAGTTGTTGATTCATTTCGACATGAGAaactgaaaaagtaaaaagttatgatcaaaacttaatttttttaatatagacgAAAataagcacacaaaaaaaaaaaaaaagtatgtctttccagcttatttttgtctttgctctaaaaaatttgagttttgaccataattttatactttttcggttcctctcgtcgagacgaatcaataattcacaaaatttaaaacaaaaataaaaaatacaatttttttttaataaagacaaaaaataagtcattgaATTTATATAGCCAAAACAGTCCTAAGGAGAGGTTGGTTAATTACACTTAGCCCCGTTtcagaataccttcttaaaaaataagtacttatttcacattttcaaactcaaaaataatgtaaatgaaaaataattttttaattttttgttaaattttttttttcccgacacGGATCGTTTCCTACGACTCCTGAATTGGTTTTGTATTTTCTGTTGGCAAGCTCAGGTAGATAATGGACAGTCTTGATGAATACACCAAGGAGCGCCGGGATGCAATTTGTGATGAGTTCAAGCTATATCGCTGCCATACAATACTGAACTGTGCACGTGCCTGCCCGAAGGGACTCAACCCTGggaaacaaattacaaacaTCAAACAGCTTCAGCTTTGCAAAGGGTATCTAAGAAGTGATGATGTGCACTAGTCCCCTTATTCAGGGCTTATTGGGAAAATTGCTGCAGATTAGGAAAAGTGAAAGGAAATGCGGCCAATTTTTGTGTAATGGGGAATGAACAAATCCTCTTGgtcgtctttttctttttagttacTTTTACTGTGTTCTTTTGGCCATAAATGAAGATGATTAAGACAAAGTTAAGTCGACAggacttacccaaaaaaagaagaagaagctaagTCGACAGGATGGTTTTTTCGGTCATAGATAAGGTTACTGAGTTAGTAAGTTATGTTACAATAATAGACTGAACATAGCTCTATCTACTAAAACCTGAGACCTTTCCGTAAACACTTTAAGTCCTTTCATGTTGTTGGCCAAAGGCCCATTGACAAGTTGATGGATGCCTTAGCTATACTGTAAGGACAAGAAGGAACATGATTTCGAAACCACTCCATTGACTCAACCATTTTGGTGGGGATACCTAGATATTAAAACAAACTCAGAAGGTTGGCGCAATGGTAATCACCTGACAATCCGTGATTTTGGGATTAGTAGGTTAGATCGCAACAACACACCGAACATAACTCTATCTACTCGAACTGGAGACCTCACCTTTGGGCAGTTAGATCCCCCTCCATGCTGGTGGGCCAAAGGCTCTTCGGCAAGTTGGTGGATGCCTTAGCCCTACTGTAAGGACAAGAAGGAACATGACCCGAATCCACTCCATGAAATCAACCATCATGGTGGTCTGAAACCACTCCATTAATCCACCATTTTGGTAGGGATACAAAGATGTGAAAACAAATTCAAGGGTTGGCGCCGCAGTGGTAATCACCTGACAAGTACTAGAAACTTCAGTAAACCTTTGGTTTCGCTTCGACTCTCACCTCTGTGGTAACCccattcttttattttttgtaccaCATGTTTCTCCTGTTAGCAGCCAGTGGTGGACTGCTTTGATAAAGCTTGATATTGGTTTGTGTTTTGGACTATACATGAATGCCAGCTTTTGTGTAATGGGGAATGCACAAATCCTTCGCtcgtctttttcctttttctccctcTTGACTTCCTTTTGGACTAACATTGATCCAACACACTGGGTCATGATTCTCTGTCATTTAAAATAATACTGTATCACATACCAATTCTAGATTCCTGTAGATGGGCACCTATTGggtgagtgcaattttgtttaccttctttttaaagaaggtgaacattacccttctttttattggttgaaatgatgtgaatTCCACCATACgatgatgtcatgcttacaaTGCAATATACTTTTTGGTAAACATGACTTCAccttgtggtgggatccacacaatttaaaccaataagaaaaaaagtaatGTTCATCCTCTTAAGTGGAGGATGAGCAAAACTAAACTCCACCTATTGGTAGAGAAGATGTAAAACTGAGTTGATAGAAAACTTATTTCAAATtgactttcttttctttccttttttgccATATGTAACGTTAgaggaaaatgacggtcaatgacgtgttttgataattaatacccgtcaaggacatttttagcattaacaaatgtttttagcatgtccttagcgggtattaattatcaaaacacgtcatgggccgtcattttccctaatgtTAGTAGGTAGGTTAGTTAGATTGACAGTAAGTCAAACGTAGCTCTGAACCTGAGGAGTTGAGACCCCTTCCTTAGGCCCTTAGGCTCCTCCCCATGTCGCTGGGCCAAAGATCCGTTGGCAAGTAGACAGATGTGTTAGCCATGCTATAAAGACAAGGAGGAACATGATCCCAAATCACTCCATTGGACCAAAAACAAACTCAGAGGGTTGGCACAATGGTAATCACCTGACAACCAAGAGTTAAAGAATTAGTAAGGTAGATCACAACAGCACACTGATCGTAGCTCTATCTACTTAAACCTAGAcctctcctctcttttgttGATCGGCAACCTAGACCCCTCCTTTGGGCTCTAAGATCCCCCTCCATGTCGTTGGGTCAAAGGCTCGGTACCAATTGACGGATGCCTTAGCCCAACTGTTAAGGACAAGAAGGAACATGATCCAAAACCACTCCATTAAATCAGCCATTGCCCATTTTGGTGGGGATACAGAGATACGAAAACAAACTCAAGGGTTGGTGCAGTGGTAATCATCTCAAAAACAGGAACTTCGGAAAGCCTTCGGTTTCGTGCACTCCAACCTTCGCGGTAATCCtcattacttcttttttttttttttgtactgttGGCAGCTAAATGGTGGACTGCTTTGATAAAGATTGTTAGTGGTTTGGACTGTGTATGAATGCCAGTTTTTGTGTAATGGGGAATGAACAAATCCTATGGGTCGTCTTTTTCTCCCTTTCGGCTTCATTCTGCTTTGGACTAACACCACTGCTCAAATTCACTGAAATCATGATTCTTTTACTAGTTAAAATAATATCACACACAGGAATGTTAGATTCCCTGCGAATGAGGTCCAACTATGTGGTAGGCGATATATTTATGTATATCTATTACAATAGTAAGCCGATTGTGACTTCGTATTCGAATCCGATCAAATTTCTCTTTTGGACGATTAGATCCCTCCCCATACCGTTGGCTCGAAAGCCCATTTCAATCTCACCTTTGTGCCAtcaatttttgtgttgaggCAGTCCAGACGGGACTTTACTCCCATTTTAATTGCACCCCCGCTAACGCTAATAGACGGTGGACCGGTCCTCCGGATTGGTTGGTCCGGTCGGCCGGATAcctaataaaagaaaatacaaagatAAGAAAACAAATTGTTGAAGCAGAACTTTTCTGTAGGTATATACCTAATGCTGCAATGTGTTAGGATCCAAACAAAGTAAGGCATTAACTAGGCCTGAAGTCTGTGAGGCAGTTCCATGGGGGTCCATAATGCATCATTCCTTTATGGACATCCTTTGGTCGCTTTGTGTCGAGAAATTTtttgccgagcgggtaccatgtCACCCGGCTGACGTGGTGCCCGAGCGGGCACATCCGagaaagtgtattggacggctcagattgaaacacGCTCTTTCGTCTTATCcctacactctctctcttttttctctctccaaatccgagccgtccaaaaccaaaatagaCGGCCCTGATGCACTAAGCGGGCCTTtatttttcctcccttttttcTTATGGTTGAAGGAAAAGAGTGGTATAATTAAAGAAAGCTATGGTATTGGTAGCAAtattttgtaattatttttcTATTAGTGCTTGATTAGTATATTTACAAATGGGTATCTAGTACAAACTTTATAGAtcatgttgtttttttttataactcatgtGTTTGGGCCTCTATCGTACATTGACCGAACTCTGAAAGCAATTCCGTTGAATTAACCACAATTTTATCATACTTTTTTTTGAGATAATCCTTTGCACTTTCATCATTTTGACGGATTAATACTTTGATTATGTCGGGAGCAGTATTAAACATCGATTTCTCATCAAACTTTATAGTCGTCTTAAGCGCATCTCGTTTAATCCTGGGAGACCAATTCCAATGTCTTTGTGGGGGTTCCAATTAAAGTAAAAGCAAATCTCTGTATAGATTGACGCTAAAGGAGTTAATATCACCTAAGAGTTTTGAACCTAagcttaggagggagcaaacccttAAGTTTCAGGCCTTGACCATTAAGCCAACTCGTTTGGGTTAACTTTATCGTTCATGTGTTAAGCATCTTTTGTGCTTCAATTTCTTTAGTATGTTTCGGTTAATTTGATACGACTATTTATGGTGTTTGTTACTTAATATTTATTCCGATTACTAGTAGCAAATGAATGTGTACAGTACATACAGAAATGTTACAAATTATTTtgacaaattacaaaaaagaagaaggaagaagccGATATGAgttataatttattttgatttggtacgaaaatatttgtcaaattgTACTAAAAGCAATGTTAAAACTTGGATATTTCTCCTGAACCTATGTCGAAGTACGAATTTAAAGTGATCGAGCCGAAAGGTTGGTCATTGGTCGAGCGAGAGTATGACAATAAATAAACAGGTTTGCCACCTTGACCTCGCACGCTCGACTCTTACTGGCAATTTAAATTGTGTATAAACTAGTCTGAACACTCCATtacaaggagagagaaaaaagcaCGAAATTGGCCTACGTGTACATTGAGAGATTATTTCATGCCTCTGAGGCATAGCCATGTGGTGCCCCAGAGGCTCTCTGCACCACACAATATGTGCCCCCGCACATATTTGTGCCACACAAATATATGCCCCGCACATATTTGTGTGGTGCAGAGAGCCCCTGAAGCACCACATGGCCATGCCCCAAGGGCATAGTATCTCTGCTCTATGTGAGCTAATGTCCAAaatcaatcaatctctctctctccacagaTCAACTATATAGGTAGTATCCAGGAAGGTGCGTGGTGGTCTAAAAAGATCGGTAGTAAATAATTGCAACtccttttatttaagtaaaatataGACACTACATAATATTCAAatcaaaggcaaaaaaaaaaaaaaaaaagcagctcAAGCACGTCATTTATATATTAAGCTTTTGCATGCAGACGCTGGTCAGGAGGCGCTGCTGCAGGGGATCTAAAACTAGTGGAAGTTCCCTCGTCCGCTCTTTCTACTTTGGGCGATCATCATCTGCGCATTAGCGGACGCAAAATTTGTACAGACTGAATCAAATGTATTTTCACTttagtaacaaaaaaatttaattcgtAATATATATTACTATTAGCTAGTTCTGAGAAATATACTAATGGTTGATAACTTGAAATATTACAagaatttttcacaaatttataggacaaacaaattggcaaaaaacaaaaaaaaatgctaaaaaaatttaaataaaaacggaaaaaataattcaaatggATTATTTAGCTAAAAAAGCGTAATTCATACTAAAAGATAAATGATTGTTTGGagagtattttaaaattataagaTTGGTGTAACAATTTAGGTCAGCCGATTTCCATGAATGTGAAAATCATAAAAGAAATGGTGGGCCCTAGGATAATTGGGGTCCAAGTCATTTCCTAAAAAGTTTAGCGTAAGCATTGTCCAAATTTTGCTTCAATTAAAATTTTCGATTGTTCCCTTTAAGCCCATCAGTGGGGCCCATAAGTGTTGTACATGACAGTATCCCTTTGACCAATGATACGAAAAATTAGTACTGTTTTTTTGGAGCACCTGATGCTTTAAAAGCTTTTTCCACTAGTGGGAGTACATCGGTATGGGTTTCACTGCCAAGCGCGTgcttcttagagcatccgcatcagTATCAGCATCAGCATCTTTAAATTTTAGACCAAATTAGAGAACAAAAaatcactttattactttagttacttacttttaaaatgtctactgcGTCAAACTCTTTACATTAAAACTAtctcattaaaaatattatttctttattctaaaaaaGCACCAAACTATCCCATTTCGAGCAACTATTTACTTgttatttattatattttaatatataaactgtctaaaaaattaagggctCTAATTTTCAATATTCATTTGAACCggtatgaaaattttatttttctgatcattttattttaaatgatcataattaatatttgttcCTACAGCTTTCATACGAGAGTTATAGAACCAAATAAAGTATATGAAACATATTATTAAACCAGACACGAATGAAGGTCGTATTTTGTGTATTCATTTTTTAAGTGGTGGATTGCCTCTCATGCATTTAAGGGATTGTAGAACATTATAATAATATACTATCATGTAGCAAGGGAACGGTGACTAGGCAAAGAAAAAGAGCCACTGTAGGAAATGTAAAAATTTGACAAGTGGTCCCCACATTTGAAGAGTCTGATGCAAGAACAATTTCTGCCTTTGGCTCGCTCAAGTAGCTTACGGGGCAATTTGCCTTGTCTGATGTGGATGCCCTTAGAACGGTACATGTGCAGCGAAAAGGCTTGTGGTCCTGTGGAGCTCGCCAATCACTCCCGATAATCATTCAGCTCTAATGATCAtaacatttcaaatcttggaACTTCAAAAAGATTTGTCCGATCGTTGAATTCAAATTCCTCAAATTAGTTGAGATTCGCGCAAATTGACCCGAACGTACATCCggtcataaataaaaaaatatcactCCCAATGATGCTGCTGCTACTGTTATTCGAGAAATTTCATGCATATATgtataaggctccgttccagaaaccttcttagaAGATAAAGCAGcttgttttacatttttcaaatttaaaaataaagtaaatgaaaaataattttttaattttttttgcattgtataaaagatctcattgagatcttccaaacaagatccatattgcatatttttatatttcaataagcctataatttttgagctagaaattatctttttaaaaaataagaacttattttttgttccggaacggagcctaacgCTACATCACATGGCAAAGATTATTGCATGAATTATTTGTTTGAAGACAAATGTTAGGATACATatatccatattgtatatatatagtctcTAACTAAAGGATCCCACCATTAAGacaattaggctccgttccggaaaccttcttaaaaaataagtacttattttgccacttctcattcaaaaataagaagggtcattccacaaaaccaaaataaaaagttcctttcacattttcaaactcaaaaataatataaatgaaaaaaaaattcaattttttttgcactgtattaaagatctcaatgagatctatcaaacaagatccatagtggtaggaaaattatttgcgtaaacacataatttttgagcttgaagttgccttatacaaaaaataaaactgttgctatgataatgggcgccagcggagggaaatcgtaccggtagctacgccgggccgtctccggccaccggacagccgattcgagccgtccaaaaattctaaaaaaaaaaacgagtgggcTTGCGTGGGAattaatggcatccgaggtgtgtagggtgcttgatctgagtgccttttttccgtgtatatacgatcaagcaccctacacggaaaatgggtgctcggatcaagtaccctacacatctcggatgccattgattcccgcacAAAAACcccccggttttttttttagaatttttggacggctcgaatcggccgtccggtggccgaagacggccggggcggccgccggtacgatttccctccccggccggtcggtacctatataaattcttccaaaataagtaccaattttcttatttttcgaaacaagccttcttattacataaaaaataaattattcttaTTGTGTTTCTGGAACATAGTCTTACTATATTAGGCTGCCAAAAGTTCTGagagagttttttaaaaacattactACGACATTGATGTTGCACTTTTAACCTCATTACTCAATTACGTCATTGCATAGCTCTTCCCACGGATGTTTTACTCATCACTCAAGTATATATGCCTGGTATATTCGAATATTCCCTCTTCGGATAAATAAGCAatagtggcttattttttgttcttattcaaatttttttcgtatcacttggtttatcatcaattttttggagattattgcttcgtcatgatgagaggaatttaaaaagaaaaaaatttctaaccactctacacacatcggatgccgtttattctcgcgtaaggcccctcggtttttttttatagaatttttgaacggctcggatcggccgtctggtggccggagacagcccgtaGCGgtcgtcggtacggtttcggtatgAAATgggtcggtacggctaggatTTCTGTTCGAATATTCcctgttcggacaaataagtcacagtggcttattttttgtccttattcaaatttttttcgtatcacttggtttatcatcaattttttggagattattgcttcgtcatgacgagaggaatctaaaaaggaaaaaaaaattcgatcaaaatctaatttttttgaataaagacaaaaaataagccaataagccaattttttcgtctttattaaaaaaaattggatttcgatcaaaattttttactttttatatttctcttgtcatgaggatgcaataatcccaaaaaaattgatgataagccaagtgatacgaataaaatttgaataaaaacaaaaaataagccaccgTGGCTTATTGACAAATCGATGCTAAGGGTCATTATTTAGTCCGAAGGCCTGCGACCCATTCGGCCCGAGCCTGTTCAACAGACGGGCTAGCCTAGCCTGAAGTTTTTATGGGCCGGGCTttggcctatgaatttttacttaGTCTGCCCGTCGACCCGGCCGGCGAGACCCGTCCACTGCAAGCCCGaaaatttccttgttttttgaaaaaaataatttattgtttttaagttGTCTATCCATTTAGGAACCAAGAAACCAACTTTGGGGAGTTTTACAAACTGTCCATACACAAACAGTGTATGcatgtaaaaaaaaaccccacttttgaggcaatttttgaattttgaccgTTGTGAGTTGGTCCACCCAAATGCTGGCCCACCAGCCTGCCCGATCCTCGGCCCGTTGATCGGGCTAAGCCCGTGGGTGGGCTTGGGCTTTAAGTTTTCAAAGATAACCTGGCCTGCCCGGCCCGCCAAAAATAAAAGCCTGCTAAGCCCAGCCCGTGGGTGGGCTCGGGTAGTGACTTGGCGGGCTGGGCTGGctcggcccgatgatgacccttaaacCGAGGTGCTGTACCGTCAAACCGTGAAttcagtccaaaccaatccaaaccgactagtttggttttattttttagtgatgtggtttggttttggttttaaaaatctagaaaccgtgttaaatggtttggtttgtggatttacgttaatggttttggttccaaaccgatccgaactGTATAACACACACGTATACTATAATATGTTTagatacattaaaaaaaatatttttctaatctaatcatctattccaccaccctattattttacttccaaattaATTCCCCAAACTTCTATATGCGATAACTTATTCCTACCATTTCAATACACAAAGCATAGGTTCGACTCAATTGATTTCTCACTATTTTCGTTCGGTTACTAATTTTctaatctaatactctattctaTGGCTCTATTCCTTCGCTAATTACTTGTATTCTACTCTTTATTTAGTTAGTTGATGTAAGTGAGTTTTGGTGATTTCTATATAGCTAGCTagttttaatataagttttggtattcaattttaagtacttcaaATAGTTTAGGTggatgatatctcaattttaagcGAACtatggtttaaaaccgaaatcGAACCgccttttaatggtttggatttgtttGGTTATATGAActttatgggttggtttggttctccaaattcttaatccgtaagtagtggtttagtttttggtttactataaaaccgaacTAATCtggtccatgctcacccctaaatGTACACTCCTGCCTTGTTTAAAGAGTGGTGGTACTCGTGCTTCCTCTTCATAGTCCCTCCGTTTATGAAATCTTAGTTTTGTCCCAACGGTAGAGAGGATCCCTTAGTCCCTAGTATATATCATCAAAGTGGTAGTCGAGATGGCTAAATTAAGGAGCACACGGTCTCGGCAGGGTGTGAATCCTACATGCGGGTAGGAGGGCCCATACAATATACTATGCAATAATTTATGCATTTGGTTCCACTCGCATCGATGTTGGTGGAGTTATGGTAACAGACTGTTCTCCTCCAGTTAGTGATTAATGCACAAGAACGCTCTATAATGAAGAGATCCGTTGGTCACGTCCATTAGAAAAAGATACGATGGTTGCTCATTTCTATCCTTTTtgtttaacaaaaaaaggtaTGCTTAGTATACAAGCGTACTGCTAATTTCTGATGATCGACTTTGTATACCAATTATATTTGCCAAGTGGGATTTTAAGACTTATGATTCTTATTCCTCATTTATGTGTCAAGAAAAATACGAGTAATGTCACGGACACACTAAATTTATCTGcacaaatgaattttttttttgtcttttaaccgTATGATACACGTTAGTCCCTCTGTAAAACAAGCGGTCCCTATGTATCGAACAATTCCAAGATCCATACACATAAAATTGTGTACACAAACATGGCAATGCTTGGTATGTAGAACCAAACAGTAAGACAATTATTTAAAGCCGAAGGTGGTGGAAACAAGGCCGGAGTGTTTGGGAGCAGGTAATTGTTTAACTTTGAATTTGTGGATTGTAAAATAGAAGAGATTTCTAAATTACCAACATCAAAATCTGTAACGAATCTATCGAAGTGTTTGGACGATACGTCaaaatagattttttatttttttgagtgttAAAATAGATTCAGAATTTTTTcccgtggaaaaaaaaaagaatcagaatctaaaaaatattctTCCAAATTACTCCATAAATTTCGCAGTGCATTTATGGTGATGTATTTTGACAAAATCGATTCCGTATCATGATGCCAAACTAAAAATATGGAAAGTCACAACTTATCAAAATACGGAGTAATAAAAGTGGCCAAACACCATCGGTGATTCTTTGTACCGAGTTTCTGGTGTACTTAATCTACCAAGCGTTTTCCAACCGTCTAAAGAATCTCAAGTGATCCTGCGGTGGGAAAGCGTTTTGTATATAAGTACACCAAAATCTCGTACATGGATCTCTGGGGTTACGTCCTGTCCAGTGTGGTTCATGTCCAGTCCGATTCAATTTTTTGTGGGCCCATATCGGATCCACATCGATAATCGGCACCATTCGAGTTTCTCAAGTACGATAAAAATCAACTTCAGTGAATGTAAATGACAAATTggaacacatttatcttgaaacAGATGGGTTTAAATTAATGCGCCCGGTGCATTTTTCTCAAAGTAAATGTGTTTCGAACAATCATTTATGGGCATTCAATGAATTTGATTTTCATCACACTCGAAGAACTCGACAAGCACCACATGAACGATTTCGATTATTATTGTGAACCCAAAATAAACCCACAAAAATCAAAGCTGAATCGGACCGAAACCACACTGGACAGGACCTGAACCCAACACCCCCGGTAAATTGGCCTTGATTGTGGAACTCTTGGAGTTATCTCACCAGTTGGAGTTGGACAGTAACCCCATCTTGAGAGAAATTTCTTCCCCACCACAAATGCCCAATCCTGATTCTCCTCTCCCCCCAACAACTCCGGATATTCCAAAGTTCTCCACTTTATTCCAAATTTAAGAATCCCACTTCCCATTTtcttattactttttttttgtgtggggtaaaaatcattttcttatacagtactttccttctttttcttgccCACCTTTTCCGTTTCTATAAATAAACCCAAGTCTTGAACCAGCAAAATCTCCacctttcattctctctctccccctataGATCTCCGGTTAAGCTCTGCTgcctctctcgctctctctctgaTCCTCTGTTGATCTGTTTTGCtctgtttttcttgttcttgattttgatttctttgtcAGGAATTttctccttctgggctctgatCTTGGATCAAAACACCGAATACCCATCTCGTTACCCTGCTGTGATTTCTTGTTATATTGAGATCAGCATCTGTTTTCTCGTACAAGATTAGtttttctctcaaaatcttGATCCAGATCCAGGTTTTGGATCTTAAATGATTGAGACCGATGAATCCAGTACTCAGTGAAATCCTCCGTTCTGGTTTTATTATAGATTCCTCACTCAGGCGCAGGACCCACCTCGTTCAATCCTTCTCTGTTGTCTTCCTCTACTGGTTCTACGTTTTTTCATGAAATTTCTTTCATCAGATCTTGACTTCTAGACATATCTATAACCATATTTGAGTCAACTGCATAAAACTACTATCTGGGtcttgatttcttttcttttttttgagattATCGCCATGTAAAAATTCTCTGTTTTGGAAAAATCTGGATTTTTACAACTTTTTGAGTCAACCAAATATAATTAGAATCTGGGTCCTGCGTATTTGGGGTTTATAAGGTGTAAAACTTTTggctttttggttttcttgagATTACTAAGCTATTTGGTGTAAGTACTCTATGGGTTCTTTAAGTGGAAATTCCTCAGGGTGTTCTCCCCAGATCCAGAAATCTGGATCCGAGGAGGGTTTGGTGGAccaaaggaagaggaagaggatggAATCGAACCGCGAATCGGCTCGGCGATCGCGGATGCGAAAGCAGAAGCACTTGGATGACCTGATGGCCCTTGTCGCGCAGCTGAAGGACGAAAACAGCCGGATCATGAACACCATGAGCATCACCACTCAACAGTGTTTGAATGTGGAGGCAGAGAACTCTGTCTTGAGTGCTCAGATGGGCGAACTCAGCCAGAGATTGGAGTCCCTCAATAACATCCTCAATTGCCTCAACACCACAACTGCCGCTGCCAGTGGTTGTGTGTTTGAATGTGAAGATTTTGAGAGCATCCCTGAGAGTTACATGGACAATTCCTGGAACCCGATGTATCTCAATCAGCCAATCTTGGCCTCACCCGATATGTTTGATTACTGAACGCGTCATCTTTGATCCCGAACCACTCACAATCGGTCGATTACTCGGAGTCGAAAAACAACGCGGTGGTCCTATAATTTAGTTTGAAAGGGATAGAGCCCGGTTAGTCTATTGTGATTTTATAGGGTTGTTGTGTTAGCTCTGCTGTAAGATATAT
This genomic window contains:
- the LOC131332343 gene encoding bZIP transcription factor 11, with product MGSLSGNSSGCSPQIQKSGSEEGLVDQRKRKRMESNRESARRSRMRKQKHLDDLMALVAQLKDENSRIMNTMSITTQQCLNVEAENSVLSAQMGELSQRLESLNNILNCLNTTTAAASGCVFECEDFESIPESYMDNSWNPMYLNQPILASPDMFDY